The Arachis ipaensis cultivar K30076 chromosome B07, Araip1.1, whole genome shotgun sequence genomic interval ATAGTGCGTTCTGTTACCTTAAATTTGTCCCTTAGCGTATGTTTTTATCGCGAATTCTTTTTCGTGTGATAGAAAAGAGTGTATCTCAAAATGATGTGAGAAGAGAAGTGCTTTACTTTATTATGGATAAGACAAATCGGAGGCTccaatttgttttattttttaaacaaataatcataaatcggacggtccaatttgtgttttcgaaaataaaaaaatttttaatgttaaaatcggaccgtccgatttttatttttaaaaataaaaaaaataaaaaatacaaatcggaccctccgatttgtagtttatttttttctttaaacaaaTTGGATCCTCCGATtaccaataaaaaaaaaacactataTAAAAAAACACCTAATTTTTCAATAACaatgtattacacatatatttaatcaatataaaaaaaattagcctgtTTTTATAAAGTTCAATAATTCTCAACTTTATATATTTTAGATAAGCCCATTCTGGTAATTACACATTTAAATTATTCTGATCACCGCTATCAACTTTAgttaaaaaaagaagagaataattTAAAGGATAGATAACTATCACATATTAAGAATCAAAGCGTGGAATAATGCCAAAGAGTTGATGCATGAAAGCTCACAAGCTTAATTTCAAACTTCTTGGATAAGATGAATGAATCATCACCAACCAATTAAAAATTGGTAAAAATTGTCACCAGACAGAGCTGATGAAACACAAAAACAAAGGAATTGTAAGTTGAGAGAGAGCAAggcaagaagaagaagcatgtCCTCAACAACAAAAGTAGCGGTCCCAAATGTTGTTCTGCAATCATCATTCAGCATGCCCGTGATAGGCCTAGGAACTGCGGCCGAATCCAACGACGGCGAAGCCATCAAACAGGCGGTGATAGAGGCCATCAAGGTCGGTTACAGGCACTTTGACACTGCTTCTCTTTATGAGTCTGAGCAGGCTGTGGGAGAAGCCATCGCTGAAGCCCTTAAACTTGGTCTAATTGGCTCAAGAGATGAGCTTTTTATCACTTCCAAGTTATGGTTACCTGATAACCATCCCCACCTTGTTCTTCCTGCTCTACAAAAATCACTTGAGTATGCAACTCTTTATTGCTTAAAATTCACAAGTATTTAATTTCTACTTATATATACATTACTGGTTGATGCATGCAGGACTCTTAGATTAGATTACTTAGATCTGTACTTGGTCCACTGGCCCATGAGTGCCAAGCCTGGAATATGGAAAGTTCCTTTTGAAGAAGAGGATTTGGTACCATTTGACTTAAAGGGTGTATGGACTTCAATGGAAGAATGTCAGAACATGGGTCTTACAAAATCAATTGGAGTCAGCAACTTTTCTACCAAGAAACTTGAAGATCTCCTCTCTTTTGCAACAATTCCTCCTTCTGTTAATCAAGTACTACACTCTCTTAATGATTTTAGTCATGTGTTTATGTTAGATCACTACTAATTAATGGCATCACCACAAACACAAACAGGTTGAGATGAATGCTTCCTGGCAACAAAAGAATCTAACAGAATACTGCAAAGCCAAGGGTATAATTATAACTGCATATTCTCCTTTGGGAGCCCAAGGAACCCGTTGGGGTAGTAATGATGTTATGGACAGTGAATTGCTCAACAACATTGCACAAACTCATGCAAAAACTGTGGCTCAGGTATAATTGCATTAGgtcctttattattattattattattattattattattattatttctctaACTCTCCGTTAAAGCACTAATAATCCTTTTTGAATTGGTTATAGGTAAGTCTAAGATGGTTATACGAGCAAGGTGTGACTGTTGTGGTGAAGAGTTACAATAAagaaagaataaaacaaaatttagACATATTTGATTTTTCACTTACAAATGATGATTACCAAAAGATTAGGCAAATCCAGCAGGAGCGCAAGGTGAAGAACGGCCCTGCAGGATTCGATGTCATAGATCATCTATGGGATGGAGAAAATTAGTAGtttatatatttctttttgaGTTCCATGTTAATGACTTATTTGGATAGTCCTTGTGAAAAGCCTTTATATGTTTAATAGAGGGACGACTAATCTCCCAAAGTATCTGTGATTTCTGCCTTTACATACCACAGTTCCAGCGTATTTTTTGTGTTAATATAGAATTAAAGAACTCaaataattttagaaatagaAGGTTATTATGTCGTAAATTTATCGACAATCTATATCCTTGTAAggtttaagaaaaaaaaagtatttttatttgtAACACGTTCCCACTTCTGATAAAGTTCAATAATTCTACGATCTAGCACATGCAAAATGAAATTTGGAAGTTACAGCTACGGGCTCCCAAAAAAAATGGATGAATATGATATTATAATCACATTTAGCATCATTTCATAATCCTGCAAGACCAATTAACACAAAAAGGCACAAAATTCATGGTCATGGCTCAATTGCAGATCAAAATCCCTCCCCTGTAACACGCATTTCTTTTCTGATTTCAAAAATCACAAGCAATAGGCAAATCACATATCTTCTGGAATTAAGTAGCAATCTCAGAGAGAAAGCTGGTAAACAGATACACTGCGTCCTGCAAGTGACCAGAGCGAACATCTTCTGGAACCGGTGCACTGAAAGCAGTGTCAAAGCAGCTAAACTGTTCATCTCGGCTAGCACCCTCGCCCACAGCAGATAGCAGCAAATCACATATCTCACCCCCCATTTTTGAATACACCAATCTGCAACAGAAAGTAGTAAGCATCGATACAACAATTGAACAGATGACCTTTCTCACAGCATAGCTCAAAACATGCATATACATGGCAAAAGATACCGGTCCTGAATTTACTGAACTAAAGTTGTGTGTATACGAAGATATTACAAAAACAAAAAGCCAAAATaccaattattaaattaaaatgtaaattattttatcaattacTATATTCCCTTATTCTTTATCATGTTTTTCGGGTCCTCTTCACAAAAATAGTGCATCTCCAAAGAGAAAAGGGCTCTATACATGTATTTTGACCAACCCACAAGATCAGCATTCGAGCTATAATGCAACCTTAAAATAGGTCAAAAAGCAGTTGGAGGGCAACGTATACCTTGCATCAACAGGTAATTTGCGGTCCCAAACAGCCAATGATGCATTAAGCTGACTGACAAATTCCTGACAGGCAGCATTTTTACTTTGAAGAgaatcctgaaaaaggaaagttTATGATTTTGAgaacataaaaataaaaggaaatagGAAGGCTCAAGCTAAGGACAcacctttatttttatttgactGTAAACTTAACAAATCATACTTTCACAACTCCTAATTGTATGTACCCCAAATACCATCCTATGGTGTGGTAAATTTGCACTTCTAGAATAATCAATGTGTACATGAATGATAATTAAAAAGCACAAGATATCAAAGTAGTTACTTATGATGATGCACTTGCTTGGATTTAAGGAGAAAAATTCTCGCAATTTTCAGCTATGCAAAACAATATAATGGGTCAAAACAATAGCACACCAAAATTATAGGTGACAATGCACAGGTCTTTTATAAGAATTAATCAGTATTTTTTTCAAGTAACAGGCGTATACAAGAATTACCTTGCAAGAATAAACTATGAGCAACTGATGTTACGAAAATGGTATGAGCTTTCTGCCAATTTGCACACTGAAGAAAGTGCTCAAGAGCTTTTGGCAGATCACCATTATAATTATAGTAAATTGCCTGCATCACAACAAAGAGCTTGTATTACTAAAATATCATTCACCAGAGCTTTCAAAATTCTTCAAGCATTATTGAATTCAATGACCAGCCAGGAAGATCAAGAAAACAAATTAATGCAGTTTTACACAAAAGATGGCTATAATGAGCGCCTCTATGTATGTCTAAAGAGTGGGTGTGTTGTAAGTGCACGTGGTTTTTCTGTCAATATCATTaatttgaaactcaacaagtaaAAGCATCTGTACCAGAAGATGATTGTAAGAGAAAGATAGGGTTGAAAGGGTACTCAAACAAATTATGCACATTGTGGACACTccttcataaataaataaaataaggaaggacatATGATGCATACCAGAGCCTCATGAATCCATTCTGAAGGAATGCCTAAATCCTCAATGAACTGTTGCTGAGATTCATCTGAACTCCAAATTTCGCAGTACTGGAACAATATCTCCCGAATCAAATTCACATGAAGAAATTGACAGTCTTCTCGAAAGGGTAAATGAAGGACCACATATATGGCCCAATGGCATTTCCCTAGGCTCAAAAGCTGAGACACGAACCCCATGTCTAGAACATGAAGATCATTAGATTTGATAACACCCACTGCTTCCAAGACTGCTCGTTGATGCCATATCATGTGATAATCAAGTGGATCAGGGGTTGAAGAGAATGCACTAAACATAGCCTTCAAAAAGCTAAATTCTCTCTCTTCACTAGAATGAAGAAGCATAAGATAGAATGAAATGTCAAAGTGTTTATCTGCATTCCAGCTGATAGCCTCTTCTGATGGTCCTTCATCAATAAAAAGTGGAACAGGATATGGAGCCCTTCCCTCATCAAGAAAATGCTTATATGTCTGAAAAGCAATGGGCAATGATGTGTCAGGCGGCAGTTTGTACCACATCAATAAACCTAAGAACCTCCTCCAATCAATATCGACCTCGTGCAATGCATCATGAATATTTCCTGCAAGCAATTCATATAGCCTCACTCTGTCGTTTTCAATGAAACTAAAATCCAGACCTTTCTTTCTCCAAATATCAAGTTGCTTTGAAATGTCAGAGCGATTCACAGTAGAACCACCCGCCTGACTTAACAAACAAGCCAGCCTCACATCTCCTTTGGAAGCTGCCAGTTGCACTGCTTCATCTAGTTGCCGCCCAGTGAGGAATACAAAAACATGTTGTAGATAATCAGAGTCATTTAGAGAGCTTATTTGGTTTTGAACATGATAAGAAACACTCTCTCGCAACCAATAACTGAACTCTGCCCTCCTCATAAGTGGGAGTGCTTCTTGGTCAACATCTTGATAAACTTCCTTCATATCCTGCATCATATCTTCCTCATTGTCAGCACCCAAAGATTCTACTTGACCTTTTTGTTTTCTATCGAAGAAAAGAACTCTAATTAATTCCCAGGTCATTACTTGATGTGTTAAACCCAAACGTGTAGTGGAAGACAACCCTGGTACAGTCAATTGCCTCTCAATAATATCACAGTAGCCATGTGAAATATCTGACAACATTGAACAATTCGCTTCAAGCTTTAGAAGTTTCAATTTGCAAGGACCAATTCTAACCTCTTCCTTCACATGGTTTATTTCTTTGTGAAAATTTAATGGAGATATCAAGGCAGATTCAACAAGTTCCTCACTCACTTTGTTATTTTCATCCCTAACAAAATTGTCAAAAGCAACTTTCTCCAAACTGACAACAGATGATAATACCTTGTATTCACTACCACTTCCTATAGGTGCACCAGAATGTACAAGAATGCCATTAGGTCCCCATCCAACTCGGAATGACTTCCCCATAAATAGACCTGCATCTACAATATTGCAAGCATAGTTTGTTGACACTGGAGTTTCATGCTTGAGGTCTAACTTAAAACCTTCCGCTTTTATTGTCTTCAGAGGCATTCCCTTATGTTGCTGAACCATCAAAATAGACCCAGGAGAATTTGCATCAAAACTCCCATGTTTATATTCAAGTAAAGGAAATGGagttttccttgcaattggtggAGTGGATCTATGGGGCATTGCCTGAGCAGAATTTTGCAAAGGCCTTGCATATTCCTTACTGATGGATGCTTTATGACTCAATTCCTCAGGCTCTTCTTCATGTGGGAACATCAATAATCTCATTTCTCTCATTTTAACAGGGTCAAGCCTTAGATGAGCTGGAAGAGAGTGAGAAAGTTCAATCCCGTTCATATTTGTGGAAGGTTCTTTATCATCATCATACATCTCACCATCAGCATCATCCATGACAATGTCTTCCTCGTCATCTTCGCCAAACCCAAATCTACTGAAGTGATCTACCAAGAATTTCCATTCACCAGTTGTTAGGTCGAACGAAATAAATCTTGCTCCTTGCCTCTCAGTACTTTGTTTTACTTTTTTCACAAGAAAATCATCTTTCCTGTCTTTAGACTTCAGTAGTTCAGTATCTAGAACTAAAACTACTTCAGCTGCCTTGTTAAGGCCTTGACCAACTGCAGGTTTATCATTTTCGTCGCTGTATACAACTATCTCATGTTTATAAAACTTCACAATTTGATCTAGATCCAACCCCCTGACATCTGTTTTCTCAAGAAACCTGACAGATCCATAACCAAGCCTCCCAACAGTGAAATTAGGAACTCGGGTACAATAACCGGGGTCAAGGAGTTCCTGGGCCACTAACTCCTCCAGAGATGGTTTGGTATAGTATCCAGGGGAGTGCAAGATTGGCAAGGAAGCTTCCGTTTCTCTCATGCTCTCATTCAGTGGAGTAATTAAGCCTTTTAAAGCCCTTCTTTTTTTGCAGTTATGCACAGTGCACACATCAAAGAAGCTTCCTGCATCAAATTCCATCACACGGCCTGTTCAAAGTGACATGTTGCTCTTCAAAAATTACAAATCCAACACAATTCCCTGATATACAAAAAGCATATCAGATTGGAATTGCAAAAGAAAGCACCTACAAAACAATCTCTAGgacagaaaagtaaaagtaaaagaaaaaaaaaaaagacatccCTACAATACATATAAAGTATGGTGCATATCAAACTAATAATACTAACAAAACAGGGATTATATAAGGTTTgtactataaaaattaaatttgtaaaACTACACAACAAAGCACCTGATCTTTATCAAACGAATCCCATGAATAAATAATTCTTACACAATTATATATTAACAGTGGTAGAAAtagaaggaaataaaaataaagaaagaaagaaacgaaCAATAAAACCAGATTTACAAAGACATTGAGCTGAATCGCAGCACAGTGAAGTAACGCAACATCAATTTAAGAGGGCAAAAAGAAAATAGTTGGCA includes:
- the LOC107606409 gene encoding nuclear pore complex protein NUP96 — translated: MEFDAGSFFDVCTVHNCKKRRALKGLITPLNESMRETEASLPILHSPGYYTKPSLEELVAQELLDPGYCTRVPNFTVGRLGYGSVRFLEKTDVRGLDLDQIVKFYKHEIVVYSDENDKPAVGQGLNKAAEVVLVLDTELLKSKDRKDDFLVKKVKQSTERQGARFISFDLTTGEWKFLVDHFSRFGFGEDDEEDIVMDDADGEMYDDDKEPSTNMNGIELSHSLPAHLRLDPVKMREMRLLMFPHEEEPEELSHKASISKEYARPLQNSAQAMPHRSTPPIARKTPFPLLEYKHGSFDANSPGSILMVQQHKGMPLKTIKAEGFKLDLKHETPVSTNYACNIVDAGLFMGKSFRVGWGPNGILVHSGAPIGSGSEYKVLSSVVSLEKVAFDNFVRDENNKVSEELVESALISPLNFHKEINHVKEEVRIGPCKLKLLKLEANCSMLSDISHGYCDIIERQLTVPGLSSTTRLGLTHQVMTWELIRVLFFDRKQKGQVESLGADNEEDMMQDMKEVYQDVDQEALPLMRRAEFSYWLRESVSYHVQNQISSLNDSDYLQHVFVFLTGRQLDEAVQLAASKGDVRLACLLSQAGGSTVNRSDISKQLDIWRKKGLDFSFIENDRVRLYELLAGNIHDALHEVDIDWRRFLGLLMWYKLPPDTSLPIAFQTYKHFLDEGRAPYPVPLFIDEGPSEEAISWNADKHFDISFYLMLLHSSEEREFSFLKAMFSAFSSTPDPLDYHMIWHQRAVLEAVGVIKSNDLHVLDMGFVSQLLSLGKCHWAIYVVLHLPFREDCQFLHVNLIREILFQYCEIWSSDESQQQFIEDLGIPSEWIHEALAIYYNYNGDLPKALEHFLQCANWQKAHTIFVTSVAHSLFLQGNSCIRLLLEKNTFQDSLQSKNAACQEFVSQLNASLAVWDRKLPVDARLVYSKMGGEICDLLLSAVGEGASRDEQFSCFDTAFSAPVPEDVRSGHLQDAVYLFTSFLSEIAT
- the LOC110262349 gene encoding NAD(P)H-dependent 6'-deoxychalcone synthase-like codes for the protein MSSTTKVAVPNVVLQSSFSMPVIGLGTAAESNDGEAIKQAVIEAIKVGYRHFDTASLYESEQAVGEAIAEALKLGLIGSRDELFITSKLWLPDNHPHLVLPALQKSLETLRLDYLDLYLVHWPMSAKPGIWKVPFEEEDLVPFDLKGVWTSMEECQNMGLTKSIGVSNFSTKKLEDLLSFATIPPSVNQVEMNASWQQKNLTEYCKAKGIIITAYSPLGAQGTRWGSNDVMDSELLNNIAQTHAKTVAQVSLRWLYEQGVTVVVKSYNKERIKQNLDIFDFSLTNDDYQKIRQIQQERKVKNGPAGFDVIDHLWDGEN